The Hyphomicrobiales bacterium genome has a window encoding:
- a CDS encoding hypothetical protein (Evidence 5 : Unknown function) produces MFNLTISQSEYWNIEFLRLSD; encoded by the coding sequence TTGTTCAATCTGACTATTAGTCAAAGCGAATACTGGAACATTGAATTTCTGAGACTGAGCGATTAG
- a CDS encoding hypothetical protein (Evidence 5 : Unknown function) has product MTISASDFALSKPADSAYNLANISDFNSLIAQSQKFNVPVFALTNSQIEQVGKILDTMGESRDNFKETFDKLAASVEIIAGI; this is encoded by the coding sequence ATGACGATAAGTGCCTCAGATTTCGCGCTAAGTAAGCCGGCAGATTCGGCCTATAATCTAGCAAATATATCGGATTTTAACTCTCTAATCGCTCAGTCTCAGAAATTCAATGTTCCAGTATTCGCTTTGACTAATAGTCAGATTGAACAAGTTGGAAAGATACTTGATACGATGGGCGAGAGTCGAGACAATTTTAAAGAAACGTTCGATAAGCTTGCCGCAAGCGTTGAGATAATAGCCGGCATATAA
- a CDS encoding hypothetical protein (Evidence 5 : Unknown function), producing the protein MRSSEFAGSPYYIDEPAFFNNGIKECRKVCLTGE; encoded by the coding sequence TTGCGATCATCCGAATTTGCAGGCTCGCCTTACTATATCGACGAGCCTGCATTTTTCAATAACGGTATCAAGGAATGTCGGAAAGTATGTCTAACGGGCGAATAA
- a CDS encoding hypothetical protein (Evidence 5 : Unknown function): MSDSSTPIIALFNHKGGVSKTTTAFNLGWALADRGKRVLIVDGDPQCNLTGTVLGFDGISDFSDFYTKNPNSNISDCLDPVFSGAGTGLAPASITATGNKNLFLLAGNISLAENETQIAVALSTSAAIPALQNIPGSICNLLRITADNNDIDVVIIDMSPSVGALNQCFLMGSDYFIVPTSPDYYCNQAISSLARVVPKWNSAVSSFRSALLRYPFPKHPPRFCGIISQRYRPRNGNPASSFQQWIDIIKKTVALELIPSLAS, translated from the coding sequence ATGTCTGATTCATCAACTCCTATCATTGCATTATTTAATCACAAAGGAGGCGTAAGTAAAACAACAACGGCGTTCAATCTCGGATGGGCTTTGGCGGATCGCGGAAAACGAGTTTTGATCGTAGATGGTGATCCGCAGTGCAATTTGACAGGAACCGTTCTTGGCTTCGACGGAATATCTGATTTTTCAGATTTCTATACAAAAAATCCGAACTCAAATATTAGCGATTGTTTAGATCCAGTCTTCTCAGGGGCTGGAACGGGACTGGCGCCGGCGTCGATCACTGCCACTGGCAATAAGAATCTTTTTCTGTTGGCTGGAAATATTAGCCTAGCCGAGAACGAAACGCAGATTGCTGTCGCTCTTTCGACCAGTGCTGCGATTCCTGCACTTCAAAACATTCCAGGTTCGATATGCAATTTGCTTCGCATAACCGCAGATAATAACGATATTGATGTAGTTATCATTGATATGAGCCCTAGCGTCGGCGCTCTAAATCAATGCTTTTTGATGGGAAGCGACTATTTCATAGTTCCGACGTCACCTGACTATTACTGCAATCAAGCTATTTCGTCGTTGGCCAGAGTCGTCCCGAAATGGAATTCGGCGGTCTCGTCGTTCCGCTCCGCGTTGCTGCGCTACCCGTTCCCCAAGCATCCGCCACGATTTTGCGGTATTATTTCGCAGAGATATCGACCGCGCAATGGAAATCCTGCTTCTTCATTTCAGCAATGGATTGATATCATTAAGAAGACGGTTGCTCTAGAGTTGATACCGTCTTTAGCGTCTTAG